One genomic segment of Brassica napus cultivar Da-Ae chromosome A3, Da-Ae, whole genome shotgun sequence includes these proteins:
- the LOC111214330 gene encoding eukaryotic translation initiation factor 3 subunit K-like encodes MESPKEQSSYTVEQLVAVNPFNPEILPDLENYVNEQVTSQTYSLDANLCLLRLYQFEPERMNTHVVARILIKALMAMPTPDFSLCLFLIPERVQMEEQFKALIVLSHYLETGRFQQFWDEAAKNRHFLESVPGFEQAIQAYASHLLSLSYQKLPRSVLAEAVNMDGASLNKFIEHQVANSGWIIEKVSGSIVLPQNEFSHPELKKNAGENVPLEHIARIFPILG; translated from the exons ATGGAGTCGCCGAAGGAACAGAGCTCTTACACCGTTGAGCAGCTCGTCGCCGTCAATCCATTCAACCCTGAAATCTTACCTGATCTTGAAAACTATGTCAACGAGCAG GTTACGTCGCAAACGTATAGTCTGGATGCAAATCTATGCTTGCTCCGTCTCTACCAG TTTGAGCCTGAGCGTATGAATACTCATGTTGTGGCTCGTATCTTGATCAAG GCTCTTATGGCTATGCCAACTCCAGACTTCAGCCTTTGCCTCTTCTTGATTCCTGAAAGAGTG CAAATGGAGGAGCAGTTCAAGGCACTAATTGTTCTCTCACATTACCTTGAG ACTGGGAGGTTCCAACAGTTCTGGGATGAAGCTGCCAAGAACCGTCACTTTCTCGAGTCTGTTCCTG GTTTTGAGCAAGCTATCCAAGCATATGCAAGTCACCTTCTTAGCTTAAGCTACCAAAAGCTTCCAAGATCTGTTCTTGCCGAG GCTGTTAACATGGATGGTGCATCCCTAAACAAGTTTATCGAGCACCAAGTGGCTAACAGTGGATGGATAATTGAGAAAGTGAGTGGAAGTATCGTCTTGCCACAGAATGAATTTAGCCATCCGGAGCTAAAGAAAAACGCAGGTGAGAATGTTCCCCTGGAACACATCGCCCGCATCTTCCCCATCCTTGGTTGA
- the LOC111214331 gene encoding B3 domain-containing protein REM16, whose amino-acid sequence MEENCEDCMRWEEQLYWNHFQTVHFSQLLLPGFHNRLAIPKKFSTYCKRKLAKIVTLKSPSGTKYNVGLEEDDEKTLAFRCGWDKFVKDHSLHESDLLVFKFNGSSEFEVLIFDGDTLCEKPTSYFVRKCGHAAEKTSRVTDFTATSSRSPKRYISIPDDVETTVKISPVGNELDDLIDIDTMLPQTGTDQEEHSNSDIDTDSGQLPVISPTSKGPISEGKYNIGVFKKMRGQISINDLDRKAGGSRKRIGEINKNKALSLAKRALSTKGFLVVMKRSHVVSKCFLYVPVQWSTRNMSREPQDVVMQVGERKWHLKFKYYGSKGRGGVSVGWKKFVRDNNLCEGDVCVFEPTKPEAKPFHLDVYIFRAAEAESSNNG is encoded by the exons atggaagagAACTGCGAAGATTGCATGAGATGGGAAGAACAACTCTACTGGAATCATTTTCAAACCGTCCATTTCTCTCAGCTTCTCCTTCCTGGCTTTCACAATCGCCTT GCCATACCTAAAAAGTTTTCCACATATTGCAAAAGGAAGCTGGCTAAGATTGTAACTCTCAAAAGTCCTAGTGGAACCAAATACAACGTGGGGTTagaggaagatgatgaaaaGACTCTGGCTTTTCGCTGTGGGTGGGACAAGTTTGTGAAAGATCATTCTCTCCATGAGAGTGATCTCTTAGTCTTCAAGTTCAACGGATCATCTGAGTTCGAAGTACTGATCTTCGATGGAGACACCTTATGCGAGAAACCCACTTCTTATTTCGTCAGAAAATGTGGACATGCAGCAGAGAAGACCAGCAGAGTTACAGATTTCACTGCAACCTCTTCAAGATCTCCTAAGAGATACATTAGCATCCCTGATGATGTTGAAACTACTGTAAAAATATCTCCAGTTGGTAATGAGCTAGATGATCTCATTGATATTGATACAATGTTACCTCAGACTGGTACTGACCAAGAGGAACACAGTAACTCTGACATTGACACAGACTCTGGCCAGCTTCCTGTCATATCTCCAACTAGTAAAGGGCCCATCAGTGAAGGGAAGTATAACATTGGTGTTTTTAAGAAGATGCGAGGACAAATAAGTATCAATGATCTCGATCGTAAAGCTG GTGGTAGCAGAAAAAGAATAGGTGagattaacaaaaataaagccTTATCTCTGGCTAAAAGAGCCCTTTCGACGAAAGGTTTCTTGGTGGTCATGAAACGCTCTCATGTGGTTTCAAAGTGTTTCctg tatgtCCCTGTCCAGTGGAGCACTAGGAACATGTCTCGTGAACCTCAGGATGTAGTGATGCAGGTGGGTGAAAGAAAATGGCACTTGAAGTTTAAATATTACGGATCTAAAGGTCGTGGTGGGGTTTCAGTGGGGTGGAAGAAGTTTGTAAGAGACAACAACTTGTGTGAAGGTGATGTATGTGTGTTTGAGCCAACCAAGCCCGAGGCTAAACCGTTTCATCTCGATGTTTATATCTTTCGTGCTGCAGAAGCGGAAAGTAGCAACAATGGTTGA
- the LOC106408601 gene encoding putative pectinesterase/pectinesterase inhibitor 45, producing MAFQDFDLIQERVNADRQRKFRKKIIIGVVSTLVVVAVITGGAFAYVTYGKKSQEPVKTTNANTNSKSKSSDKSSEKSTATPSNKPPSSAAAHSDKPGQVDKIIKALCNSTLYKPSCEKTLKNGTKTASPLSDPRSLLKSSIKATNDDLVKGFEKVLKLKTGNKDEKDAIAQCKLLVDEAKEELGTSMKRINDTKVNSFAKIAPDLDTWLSAVMSHQETCLDGFEEGKLKTEIRKNFNSSQMMTSNSLAMIKSLDTYLSKAKKVKTRHLLESRSSWLGNKERRMLKAVDVKALKPNATVAKDGSGNFTTINAALKAMPAKYKGRYTIYIKHGVYDESVIVDKKKANVTMVGDGSQKTIVTGNKSHAKKVRTFLTATFVAQGEGFMAHSMGFRNTAGPDKHQAVAIRVQSDRSVFQNCRFEGYQDTLYAYTHRQFYRSCVIVGTIDFIFGDAAALFQNCNIFIKKGVQGQKNTVTSQGRVDKFQTTGFVIQNCTIAPNEDLKPVKAQFKSYLGRPCKNHSRTVVMESTIEDVIDPIGWLRWQETDFAIGTLLYAEYKNDGPRGKTTSRVKWPGFRVINKEEAMKYTVGPFLQGDPWIHDMGAQVKFGLYDA from the exons ATGGCTTTTCAAGATTTTGACCTCATTCAAGAACGCGTAAACGCTGACAGACAACGTAAATTCAGGAAGAAAATCATCATTGGAGTTGTCTCTACGCTTGTTGTCGTCGCTGTCATTACAGGAGGTGCTTTTGCTTATGTTACATATGggaaaaaatctcaagaaccGGTGAAAACCACAAACGCAAACACAAACAGCAAATCTAAAAGCTCAGATAAAAGCTCCGAGAAGAGTACCGCTACTCCAAGCAATAAACCACCATCTTCTGCAGCAGCACATTCTGACAAGCCCGGCCAGGTCGATAAGATTATCAAAGCACTTTGTAATTCAACTCTTTACAAACCAAGTTGTGAGAAAACTCTTAAAAACGGAACAAAGACAGCTTCTCCTCTGTCTGATCCTAGGAGCCTCTTAAAGTCTTCAATCAAAGCAACCAATGACGATCTAGTGAAAGGTTTCGAAAAGGTTTTGAAACTCAAAACAGGGAACAAAGATGAAAAAGACGCTATAGCGCAATGCAAGTTGCTTGTGGATGAAGCTAAAGAAGAACTTGGCACCTCTATGAAAAGAATCAACGACACAAAGGTTAACAGCTTTGCCAAAATAGCGCCTGATTTAGACACTTGGTTAAGCGCAGTCATGTCGCATCAAGAGACATGTCTCGATGGGTTTGAAGAAGGGAAACTCAAAACTGAGATACGTAAGAACTTCAACTCTTCTCAAATGATGACTAGCAACTCTCTGGCGATGATCAAGTCTTTAGACACATATCTTTCTAAGGCTAAAAAGGTGAAAACGAGACATCTTCTTGAATCAAGATCGTCTTGGTTAGGCAACAAGGAGAGAAGGATGTTAAAAGCTGTTGATGTGAAGGCATTGAAACCTAATGCTACAGTGGCTAAAGATGGCAGTGGAAATTTCACAACCATTAATGCTGCACTTAAAGCAATGCCTGCTAAGTACAAAGGAAG atatacCATTTATATCAAACATGGAGTTTATGATGAATCTGTGATTGTTGACAAGAAGAAAGCTAATGTTACAATGGTCGGTGATGGATCGCAGAAGACGATCGTGACGGGAAACAAAAGCCATGCAAAGAAAGTCCGTACTTTCCTCACAGCCACATTTG TGGCACAAGGAGAAGGATTCATGGCACATTCCATGGGGTTCCGGAACACGGCTGGGCCTGACAAGCACCAAGCAGTCGCCATACGTGTCCAATCCGACCGTTCAGTTTTCCAAAACTGTAGATTCGAAGGCTACCAAGACACATTATACGCATACACGCACCGACAATTCTACCGTAGTTGTGTCATTGTCGGAACAATAGACTTCATATTCGGTGACGCGGCCGCCCTATTTCAGAACTGTAACATCTTTATCAAAAAAGGAGTACAAGGGCAGAAGAACACGGTGACGTCTCAAGGGCGAGTGGACAAGTTTCAGACAACAGGCTTTGTGATTCAGAACTGTACAATTGCTCCAAACGAAGATCTTAAACCTGTTAAAGCTCAGTTCAAAAGCTACTTAGGTCGGCCGTGTAAGAACCATTCTAGAACAGTTGTGATGGAGTCCACGATCGAGGATGTGATTGATCCTATTGGTTGGTTGAGATGGCAAGAGACGGATTTCGCTATTGGTACATTGCTTTATGCGGAATACAAAAACGATGGTCCAAGAGGAAAAACTACTTCTAGGGTTAAATGGCCTGGATTTAGGGTTATAAATAAGGAGGAGGCCATGAAGTATACGGTTGGACCATTCTTGCAAGGGGATCCATGGATTCATGATATGGGGGCTCAGGTTAAGTTTGGTCTTTATGATGCTTAA
- the LOC111214332 gene encoding protein TIC 22, chloroplastic produces MEPSLKPNPFLSFSSFLHTHCNRFASDLSARFEDTKRFAESLTTRRFTPPPFASVSQSPKPSAGTSTATLNPSHVAKALAGTSVFTVSNTNNEFVLISDPTGDKSIGLLCFRQEDAEAFLAQARLRRRELKANAKVVPINLDQVYLLKVEGISFRFLPDPIQIKNAMELKSSASKNGFDGVPVFQSELLVVRKKNKRYCPVYFSKEDIERELSKYTRASRADQQIMVGSLEDVLRKMERSEKNSGWEDVIFIPPGSSYAQHMQEVIKE; encoded by the exons ATGGAACCATCACTAAAACCCAATCCTTTCCTCTCCTTCTCCTCTTTCCTCCACACCCACTGTAATCGCTTCGCCTCCGACCTCTCCGCCCGTTTCGAAGACACCAAACGCTTCGCCGAATCCCTAACCACTCGACGTTTCACTCCTCCGCCCTTCGCCTCCGTCTCTCAGTCCCCCAAGCCTTCCGCTGGAACCTCAACTGCTACTTTGAACCCATCTCACGTCGCTAAAGCTCTCGCTGGAACCTCCGTGTTTACGGTCAGCAACACCAATAACGAGTTCGTTCTCATCTCGGATCCTACCGGCGACAAGTCTATCGGTTTGCTCTGTTTCCGTCAAGAGGATGCCGAAGCTTTTCTTGCTCAG GCGCGCCTCAGGAGAAGAGAGTTGAAAGCCAATGCTAAGGTTGTTCCCATCAATCTGGACCAG gtgTACTTGTTAAAAGTTGAGGGGATTTCTTTTCGCTTCTTGCCAGACCCGATCCAAATAAAGAATGCAATGGAG CTCAAATCCTCAGCTAGTAAGAATGGGTTTGATGGAGTTCCGGTATTCCAG TCTGAGCTTCTTGTTGTGCGGAAAAAGAATAAACGTTACTGCCCTGTATATTTCAGTAAG GAAGATATAGAGAGGGAACTTTCAAAGTATACAAGAGCATCAAGAGCAGATCAACAAATTATG GTTGGGAGTTTGGAAGATGTCTTGAGGAAAATGGAG AGGAGCGAGAAGAATTCAGGTTGGGAAGATGTAATATTCATTCCACCAGGAAGCAGTTATGCACAACACATGCAGGAGGTGATCAAAGAGTAA
- the LOC106411477 gene encoding cell division cycle 20.1, cofactor of APC complex has translation MDAGMNTSTHLKAQARCPLQEHFLPRKNSKENLDRFIPNRSAMDFDYAHYALTEGNKGKDQVSSPSREAYRKQLAETMNLNHTRILAFRNKPLAPVELLPTDHSASLHQQPKSVKPRRYIPQTSERTLDAPDIVDDFYLNLLDWGSANVLAIALGHTVYLWDASTGSTSELVTVDEEKGPVTSINWAPDGRHVAVGLNNSEVQLWDSGSNRQLRTLKGCHQSRVGSLAWNNHILTTGGMDGQIVNNDVRIRSHIVETYRGHTQEVCGLKWSGSGQQLASGGNDNVVHIWDRSVASSNSTTQWLHRLEEHTSAVKALAWCPFQANLLATGGGGGDRTIKFWNTHTGACLNSVDTGSQVCSLLWSKNERELLSSHGFTQNQLTLWKYPSMVKMAELTGHTSRVLYMAQSPDGCTVASAAGDETLRFWNVFGVPETAKKAAPKAVHEPFSHVNRIR, from the exons ATGGATGCAGGTATGAACACATCTACGCACTTGAAGGCTCAAGCTCGTTGCCCTCTTCAAGAACACTTCCTTCCCCGCAAAAATTCCAAGgaaaat CTGGACAGATTCATACCAAACAGATCAGCTATGGATTTTGACTACGCTCACTACGCTCTCACCGAAGGAAACAAAGGTAAGGATCAGGTAAGCTCGCCATCCAGAGAGGCCTACAGGAAGCAACTCGCTGAGACGATGAACCTGAACCACACCAGGATCCTCGCCTTCAGGAACAAACCTCTAGCTCCTGTTGAGTTGCTTCCCACCGACCACTCTGCTTCTCTCCACCAGCAACCCAAATCCGTTAAGCCAAGAAGATATATTCCTCAG ACTTCTGAGAGGACATTGGACGCGCCTGACATTGTGGATGACTTTTATCTCAACTTGCTTGACTGGGGAAGTGCTAATGTCTTGGCCATTGCGTTGGGACACACTGTTTATCTCTGGGATGCTTCCACTGGCTCCACTTCTGAGCTTGTCACCGTTGATGAGGAGAAAGGACCAGTCACGAGTATCAACTGGGCGCCTGATGGTCGTCATGTTGCTGTTGGACTCAACAACTCCGAAGTCCAGCTGTGGGATTCTGGTTCCAACCGTCAA CTGAGAACATTGAAAGGTTGCCACCAGTCAAGAGTAGGATCCTTGGCATGGAACAACCACATCCTCACAACGGGAGGGATGGACGGACAGATCGTTAACAACGACGTGCGCATCAGATCACATATCGTGGAGACTTACAGGGGCCACACTCAAGAGGTTTGCGGGCTCAAGTGGTCGGGATCCGGACAGCAGCTAGCGAGCGGCGGCAACGACAATGTGGTACACATATGGGACCGTTCCGTGGCCTCCTCGAACTCGACCACGCAGTGGCTGCACAGGCTTGAGGAGCATACGTCTGCTGTGAAGGCTCTTGCGTGGTGCCCTTTCCAGGCGAATTTGCTGGCGACTGGCGGCGGTGGAGGAGATAGGACGATTAAGTTCTGGAACACTCACACCGGGGCTTGTTTGAACTCGGTGGACACTGGCTCACAAGTTTGTTCGTTGTTGTGGAGCAAGAATGAAAGAGAGTTGCTTAGCTCGCATGGGTTTACGCAGAACCAGCTTACGTTGTGGAAGTATCCGTCGATGGTGAAGATGGCTGAGCTCACTGGTCATACGTCAAGAGTTCTATATATGGCCCAG AGTCCAGATGGTTGTACAGTAGCTTCAGCAGCAGGAGACGAGACTTTGAGGTTCTGGAATGTATTCGGAGTACCAGAGACGGCTAAAAAAGCAGCTCCAAAAGCAGTCCACGAGCCATTTTCTCATGTGAACCGTATTCGTTGA